GCAAGCAGGCAATTTCGAGAAAAAATATCTGTCTTTTGGTGGAAGGTTATATGGATGTGATTTCACTTCATATGTCCGGAATTGAAAATGTTGTAGCGAGTTCCGGAACTTCTTTAACAACTGAACAAATTAAACTTATCAAAAGACTCACAGAAAATGTGACAATTCTTTTTGATGGTGATAATGCAGGAATTAAAGCGAGTTTCAGAAGTATTGATATGCTTTTGACAGAAGGAATGAACATTAGAGTTCTTCTTTTTCCGGATGGTGACGACCCCGATTCTTTTGCCAGAAAACATCCGCAGGAATATGTTGAAAAATTCATCGAAAATCAGGCGATGGATTTTATCGATTTTAAAGCTGAAATTCTTTTAAAAGAAGTAGGAAATGATCCTATAAAAAAAGCTGAAGCGATCCGGGATATTGTAAAATCTGTCGGGTTCGTTCAGAATGCTTTGAAAAGGGAAGTTTACCTGAAAGAAGTTTCCAATAAATTTGGTCTTTCTGAGCAGAGTTTATTTAATGAACTTGATGTTCAGAGACAGGTTAATCAAAATCATAATCAAAACGCTCAACAGCAAAAGGAAAATGCAGCTCCAGTAAAAATGGAGATTGTTCCTTTGGATGAAGAAAAAGGAGATCCTTATCTGTACGATGTTTTATTTATGGAAAACAAATTGGTCGATCATATGTTGATGTTCGGTGATGTTGTTTTAAAGCGAAAAGATGACAACAATACTGACTATCAGATTACGGTCATCGAAGAAATTCTGCATCATTTTGAAGAAGAACAATATCAGTTTCTTGTAAAAGGAAACGAAATTATTATTGATCAGGTGAAAGAAGGTATTCAAAACGACGAGCTTAGAAGCGGAAGTTTTTTTGTCAGTTTTATGGATGAGCAGATTACCACAAAAGTAGTTGATGCACTGATTCCTTTAGATGATTTGGAAAACTGGAGTTCACGAAACATTCACCCGCCCAATTATGGCGATAAAGTTGCAGAACAGATCAAAGGTGACGTTTTGCTTCATAAATACCGCTACATTGATTATTTAATTAAAGAAACGATTGCTGAACTCGAAAAATACAGCAATACCGATGAGGTGAAATATTTTGAGTTGATTAAAAAAATTACCTTATTAAAACAGGCTTCTATCAGACTGAGTGATATTATTGAATATTCGCCGATTAAAGGGATTTATGTTGATAGAAAGCGATAGTTAGTTGATAGTTTTTGGTTGTTGGTTGATGGTTTAAAAAATTTGCTCTTCATTTTATTATAAAAAAATCTGAAATCTTAAAACTAAAATGCGATCTAAACTGACAAAAAGTCCTATAAAATTTTAGGAATAAAAATTGTAATTTACAGTTTAAATAAATTAAAAAATAATACCGATAGAAATATGGACATTAAAAAAGAATTCAGAGATTTCTCTACGAAACACTTGGGAAATAACGGTTTGGTAACCGATCAGTATATGGGAATGTTTAATCCTACCAATCTTACGCCTTACATTATGGAGGAAAGAAGATTAAACGTTGCTCAAATGGACGTTTTCTCTCGTTTGATGATGGATAGAATTATTTTCTTAGGAACAGGAATTGACGATCAGGTTGCAAATATTGTAACGGCTCAGTTGCTATTCTTAGAAAGTGCAGATCCTTCAAAAGATATTCAGATCTACATCAATTCTCCTGGAGGAAGCGTTTATGCAGGTTTAGGAATTTACGACACGATGCAAATTATTAAGCCGGATGTTGCTACGATCTGTACAGGTATTGCTGCTTCAATGGGAGCTGTTTTATTGGTTGCAGGTGAAAAAGGAAAGCGTTCTGCTTTGAAACACTCAAGAGTGATGATTCACCAACCTTCTGGTGGAGCTCAAGGTGTTGCTTCTGATATGGAAATCAATTTAAGAGAAATGTTGAAGCTTAAAAAAGAGTTGTATGACATTATTTCTGAACATTCAGGACAAACTTACGAGTGGGTTGAGAAAGCTTCAGACAGAGATTACTGGATGACTTCTACCGAAGCTAAAGATTTTGGAATGGTAGATGAGGTTTTACAAAGATCTAAAGAGAAGAAATAA
Above is a window of Chryseobacterium scophthalmum DNA encoding:
- the dnaG gene encoding DNA primase, translated to MISKQTIDKIFSTIRVEEIVGEYVQLKRAGSNFKGLSPFHEEKSPSFVVSPSKQIWKDFSTGKGGTAISFLMEIENFTYPEALRHAAKKYGIEIEEDQREFSEEAKNAQSEKDLLYKIHEVANDFYQNTLWENDEGRAIGLSYFRERELKDDIIKKFQLGFSPEKKNAFTEFAIEKGYTKEVLEKSGLSIFPENAPNGIDRFRERVMFPIHSFSGRVLGFGARILKNNIKTAKYLNSPETEIYHKSNVLYGLNQSKQAISRKNICLLVEGYMDVISLHMSGIENVVASSGTSLTTEQIKLIKRLTENVTILFDGDNAGIKASFRSIDMLLTEGMNIRVLLFPDGDDPDSFARKHPQEYVEKFIENQAMDFIDFKAEILLKEVGNDPIKKAEAIRDIVKSVGFVQNALKREVYLKEVSNKFGLSEQSLFNELDVQRQVNQNHNQNAQQQKENAAPVKMEIVPLDEEKGDPYLYDVLFMENKLVDHMLMFGDVVLKRKDDNNTDYQITVIEEILHHFEEEQYQFLVKGNEIIIDQVKEGIQNDELRSGSFFVSFMDEQITTKVVDALIPLDDLENWSSRNIHPPNYGDKVAEQIKGDVLLHKYRYIDYLIKETIAELEKYSNTDEVKYFELIKKITLLKQASIRLSDIIEYSPIKGIYVDRKR
- the clpP gene encoding ATP-dependent Clp endopeptidase proteolytic subunit ClpP translates to MDIKKEFRDFSTKHLGNNGLVTDQYMGMFNPTNLTPYIMEERRLNVAQMDVFSRLMMDRIIFLGTGIDDQVANIVTAQLLFLESADPSKDIQIYINSPGGSVYAGLGIYDTMQIIKPDVATICTGIAASMGAVLLVAGEKGKRSALKHSRVMIHQPSGGAQGVASDMEINLREMLKLKKELYDIISEHSGQTYEWVEKASDRDYWMTSTEAKDFGMVDEVLQRSKEKK